Proteins encoded together in one Camelina sativa cultivar DH55 chromosome 9, Cs, whole genome shotgun sequence window:
- the LOC104712569 gene encoding transcription factor PAR2-like, whose protein sequence is MEKTLASSHTKRSSPSPSTAVNTTSSTGFNRRTKQRLSDATASVSETTRVEDDGDEEEGVEEKIEALQTIVPGGTALGVDALFEETASYILALQCQINAIKVLTAFLERCEKDDMKFGG, encoded by the coding sequence ATGGAGAAAACCCTAGCCTCTTCCCATACCAAACgctcttctccatctccatccACCGCTGTGAACACAACAAGCTCCACCGGTTTCAACCGCAGAACCAAACAGAGGTTGTCTGATGCAACGGCGAGTGTAAGCGAGACGACCCGCGTAGAAGATgacggagacgaagaagaaggagtggAGGAGAAGATCGAGGCGCTTCAGACAATAGTACCCGGAGGAACGGCTCTTGGTGTCGACGCGCTGTTCGAAGAGACAGCTAGTTACATTTTGGCTCTGCAGTGTCAGATCAATGCCATCAAAGTCCTTACTGCGTTTCTTGAGCGCTGTGAGAAAGATGATATGAAATTTGGAGGTTGA
- the LOC104712568 gene encoding peroxisomal and mitochondrial division factor 1-like has product MADEVVIHSDVEDRSAKGISESKELERKIEESEIKNQELKKENLDLKEKLERLTGEIQEMKGVEEDMNQRFGEMEKEIEEYEEEKKALESISTRAVELETEVSNLQDDLFTSLNGVDKTAEEVVELKKALAEKVELLEGCEKEAEGLRKDRAEVEKRVRDLERKIGVLEVREMEEKSKKLRLEEELREKADEKEREIDELQKKVSVLSLELVKNGEELEKLKSGKKLTEVVLSESQEREKVMELKKEELLKKVEEGNKTVFGLNERARNLSNGVRDTNGGDQKGSVEAEFQWPVVAAGSVGAVGLVAATLFVCYSKLR; this is encoded by the coding sequence ATGGCGGATGAGGTGGTGATTCACAGCGATGTTGAAGATCGTTCGGCGAAGGGGATCTCCGAGTCAAAGGAACTGGAGAGGAAGATTGAGGAATCTGAGATCAAGAACCAGGAGCTTAAGAAGGAGAATCTCGATTTGAAGGAGAAGCTAGAGAGGCTTACGGGAGAAATTCAAGAGATGAAAGGTGTAGAAGAGGATATGAATCAGAGGTTCGGagaaatggagaaagagattgaggaatacgaggaagagaagaaggctCTGGAATCTATTTCTACGAGAGCTGTGGAGCTTGAAACAGAGGTGTCGAATCTTCAGGATGATCTCTTCACTTCCTTGAACGGCGTTGATAAGACTGCGGAAGAAGTGGTGGAGCTGAAGAAGGCGTTGGCTGAGAAAGTGGAGTTGCTGGAGGGGTGTGAGAAGGAAGCTGAGGGTTTAAGGAAAGATAGAGCTGAGGTTGAGAAGAGGGTTAGGGATTTGGAGAGGAAGATTGGGGTTTTGGAAGTGAGGGAAATGGAGGAGAAGAGTAAGAAACTTAGATTAGAAGAGGAGTTGAGGGAGAAAGctgatgagaaagagagagagattgatgaatTGCAGAAGAAAGTTAGTGTTTTGAGTCTGGAATTGGTGAAGAATGGAGAGGAATTGGAGAAATTGAAGTCTGGGAAGAAGCTGACGGAGGTAGTTTTGAGTGAAAGTCAAGAAAGGGAGAAGGTGATGGAGTTGAAGAAGGAAGAGTTGCTGAAGAAGGTTGAGGAAGGTAATAAGACTGTTTTTGGGTTGAATGAGAGAGCCAGGAATCTTAGTAATGGAGTCAGAGACACAAATGGTGGTGACCAAAAGGGTTCCGTGGAAGCAGAGTTTCAGTGGCCAGTGGTTGCTGCTGGATCAGTTGGAGCTGTTGGTTTGGTTGCAGCAACCTTGTTCGTCTGCTATTCTAAGCTAAGGTGA
- the LOC104712567 gene encoding uncharacterized protein LOC104712567: MQTPSMAASTTTLYYPIPKSFLLSSPPRHKRNPNLISCSTKPIICSPPSPSSPPLQTTTNHRSQKRLPTFEDSFLLYQFSSPNEEDPGFSNRIPEQFDGEPRELVLPSVVQDNNKGLSIFSSNMWWADLKAAVGQRINVEGIVSSVSVVVKDRRLVIPHVSVKDLRYIDWGELKRKGFKGVVFDKDNTLTAPYSLAIWPPLRPSIEQCKAVFGHDIAVFSNSAGLTEYDHDDSKAKALEAEIGIRVLRHRVKKPAGTAEEVEKHFGCTSSELIMVGDRPFTDIVYGNRNGFLTVLTEPLSRAEEPFIVRQVRRLELALLKRWLRKGLKPVDHSLVSDVTQFIKVPSDL; the protein is encoded by the exons ATGCAGACCCCATCGATGGCTGCCTCCACCACTACCTTGTACTACCCAATCCCTAAaagtttccttctttcttctcctccccGTCACAAACGAAACCCTAATCTCATATCTTGCTCCACCAAACCCATCATCTGCTCTCCTCCGTCGccctcttctcctcctctgcaAACGACAACAAACCATCGGAGCCAAAAGCGTTTACCCACTTTTGAAGATTCGTTTCTTCTTTACCAATTCAGCTCCCCGAACGAAGAAGACCCAGGATTCTCTAACCGGATCCCTGAACAATTCGACGGAGAGCCACGCGAATTGGTGTTGCCGAGTGTTGTACAAGACAACAACAAGGGGTTGTCGATTTTTTCGTCGAACATGTGGTGGGCAGATCTGAAAGCGGCTGTTGGGCAACGAATCAATGTTGAGGGTATCGTTTCTTCGGTCTCCGTTGTCGTTAAGGATCGTCGTTTGGTTATTCCGCATGTTTCTGTGAAAGATTTGAGGTATATTGATTGGGGAGAGCTCAAGAGAAAGGGCTTCAAAGGTGTAGTCTTCGATAAAGATAATACTCTTACGGCTCCTTATTCTCTAGCGATTTGGCCACCACTCCGGCCTTCCATTGAGCAGTGTAAAGCCGTATTTGGTCATGACATCGCCGTCTTTAGCAATTCCGCTG GGCTTACGGAATATGATCATGATGATTCGAAAGCTAAAGCATTGGAGGCTGAAATAGGAATTAGAGTATTGAGGCATA GAGTAAAGAAGCCTGCGGGAACTGCTGAAGAAGTCGAGAAACACTTTGGTTGCACATCTTCGGAGCTAATCATG GTGGGTGATCGACCTTTCACAGATATTGTTTACGGGAACAGAAACGGGTTTCTAACCGTGTTAACCGAACCTTTGAGTCGAGCTGAGGAGCCTTTCATTGTTAGACAG GTGAGGAGATTAGAGTTGGCCTTGTTGAAACGTTGGTTGAGAAAAGGTTTGAAGCCTGTGGATCATAGTTTGGTATCAGATGTAACACAGTTTATTAAGGTTCCATCAGATTTGTAA